Proteins co-encoded in one Sporosarcina sp. FSL K6-1522 genomic window:
- the ytxJ gene encoding bacillithiol system redox-active protein YtxJ — MKELQAIEEWHDVLEQSKEAPLFVLKHSMTCPVSIAAFSVFEAYTTTIPKYFLTVQDSRPVSNEIERDLGIRHESPQLFLLKDGKGIWQATHYAISKAEIGKAVEEYIERA; from the coding sequence ATGAAAGAGTTACAAGCCATCGAGGAATGGCATGATGTATTAGAGCAATCAAAAGAGGCACCGTTATTTGTGTTAAAGCATAGTATGACGTGTCCGGTGAGTATTGCTGCGTTTAGCGTGTTCGAGGCGTATACGACAACGATTCCCAAATATTTTTTGACTGTGCAAGACAGTCGTCCAGTTTCTAATGAAATTGAAAGGGACTTAGGCATTCGACATGAGTCACCACAGCTATTCTTATTGAAGGATGGTAAAGGAATTTGGCAAGCTACACATTATGCGATTAGTAAAGCTGAAATTGGAAAGGCTGTAGAGGAATATATCGAGCGAGCTTGA